The nucleotide sequence GGTTATACTGGCCTCGGTCTTTCCATATATTGGGTCTGTATAATTCCCTAATTGATAAGCCGGTAATTTATTGGTCCTTACCGCCTCTATCTTTTTATTGTAGGCAAAAACATCGTAAACTGCCTTGCCGGCCGTAAATGGTTCACCACCTACTACACCACTACCTACGGTAGTCAAGTCCTCCTCACAGGACCCCAAGACCACAACAAGCAATATACCCACCATTGTAGGCAATTTTAATCTGTTCAGTAAATTCATTTAGATTATTTTAAAACTTTGGTGTTATAAAAATTCACGTAAGCTTCCTCAAACTCCTGTAAAGGAACAAATGGCAAAACAGGTTTTTCGAGCTTGGATATGTAGTCTTCCAAGTCGGCCGGAATATTTTCTGCGGCTAAAATAACAGCATCGGCATAATCCACAGCAACTTTTAACAAATTATTATAATTGGGCTCCTCAAGCGCTTTTATACTTTCTTCAGGAACACCGTCGAAGGCAATCTTTTTAATGAGGTCTTTATCCAATGTACCATCAAAACCTTGCCCATAAACAGACATGATGATCTTGCTTTCGGAAAACAAAGGCTCGTCGGCATAGAATTTTTTCAGATATAGTGGCAACAAAGATGCCATCCATCCATGAACATGAATAATATCCGGAGACCAATTCAATTTCTTGACCGTTTCCACCACACCTTTGGCAAAGAAAATAGCCCTTTCGTCATTATCTGG is from Arenibacter algicola and encodes:
- a CDS encoding glycogen/starch synthase — translated: MNGKKILFVSSELVPYLPENEVSLMSYETPRMVNSNGGQIRIFMPRFGNINERRHQLHEVIRLSGMNLVINDMDMPLIIKVASIPRERIQVYFIDNDEYFKRKATFTDEDGKLFPDNDERAIFFAKGVVETVKKLNWSPDIIHVHGWMASLLPLYLKKFYADEPLFSESKIIMSVYGQGFDGTLDKDLIKKIAFDGVPEESIKALEEPNYNNLLKVAVDYADAVILAAENIPADLEDYISKLEKPVLPFVPLQEFEEAYVNFYNTKVLK